The following are encoded together in the Streptomyces sp. NBC_00358 genome:
- a CDS encoding NHLP family bacteriocin export ABC transporter peptidase/permease/ATPase subunit, translating into MTSAPDTRSRRRAAPPRRSVPRSRAGRVRTPTVLQMEAVECGAASLAMVLGHYGRHIPLEELRIACGVSRDGSRASNLLKAARSYGLTAKGMQMDTAALAEVRGPAILFWEFNHYVVYDGMGRRLGRRGVYVNDPGKGRRFVPMEDFDTGFTGVVLVMEPGSGFRRGGRRPGVLGAMPARLRGTSGTMPAAVLASLLLVVVGAAVPALSRTFIDQYLIGGRSSLLGVLFASMGASVLLTVVLTWLQQANLLRGRIISSTLSSARFLRHLLRLPVTFFSQRSPADLVQRLQSNDAVAETLARDLAAAGVDAVVVVLYAVLLYTYDPQLTAVGIGVALLNVVAMRVVIRLRATRTAKLRADTARLTNTAYTGLQLIETMKATGGEDGYFRKWAGQHATTLEEQQRLGVPSAWLGVVAPTLATLNSALILWIGGLRAVEGHVSVGLLVAFQALVTRFTAPVTRLNGVAGRIQDFAADVARLKDVENFRADPLYARSGTGESTRRLRGRVELENVTFGYSPLDKPLLTGFSLTVGPGQQVALVGGSGSGKSTVSRLISGLYAPWEGSIRIDGRRLEDIPRGALAASVSFVDQDVFLFEGTVRDNVALWDPSIPDDAVVAALQDASLYEVVTRRPGGIHSRVEQDGRNFSGGQRQRLEIARALVRRPSILVLDEVTSALDAETEQTVMDNLRRRGCACVVIAHRLSTVRDSDEIVVLDHGSVVERGRHEALVAAGGPYAALVRER; encoded by the coding sequence GTGACCAGCGCACCGGACACCCGAAGCAGACGGCGCGCCGCGCCGCCCCGGCGCAGCGTGCCCAGGAGCCGGGCCGGGCGTGTCCGCACCCCCACCGTGCTCCAGATGGAGGCCGTGGAGTGCGGTGCGGCCTCCCTCGCCATGGTGCTCGGCCACTACGGCCGGCACATCCCGCTCGAAGAGCTCCGCATCGCGTGCGGTGTCTCCCGTGACGGCTCGCGCGCCAGCAATCTGCTGAAGGCGGCGCGCAGTTACGGTCTGACCGCCAAGGGCATGCAGATGGACACGGCCGCGCTCGCCGAGGTGCGCGGGCCCGCGATCCTGTTCTGGGAGTTCAACCACTACGTCGTGTACGACGGCATGGGACGCCGCCTCGGGCGCCGGGGCGTGTACGTCAACGACCCGGGCAAGGGCCGCCGTTTCGTGCCGATGGAGGATTTCGACACCGGCTTCACCGGAGTCGTGCTGGTCATGGAGCCCGGCTCCGGGTTCCGCAGGGGCGGCCGCAGACCGGGGGTGCTGGGTGCCATGCCGGCCCGGCTGCGCGGCACTTCGGGCACGATGCCCGCCGCCGTGCTGGCGAGTCTGCTGCTGGTGGTGGTCGGCGCGGCGGTGCCCGCGCTCAGCCGGACGTTCATCGACCAGTATCTGATCGGCGGCCGCAGTTCGCTGCTCGGCGTGCTGTTCGCGTCGATGGGCGCCTCCGTTCTGCTCACGGTGGTGCTGACCTGGTTGCAGCAGGCGAATCTGCTGCGCGGCCGCATCATCTCCTCGACGCTCTCCAGCGCCCGTTTCCTGCGCCACCTGCTGCGGCTCCCGGTCACCTTCTTCTCCCAGCGCAGCCCGGCCGACCTGGTGCAGCGGCTCCAGTCGAACGACGCGGTGGCCGAGACGCTGGCCCGCGATCTGGCCGCCGCGGGTGTGGACGCGGTCGTCGTCGTCCTCTACGCCGTGCTGCTGTACACGTACGACCCGCAGCTGACGGCCGTCGGCATCGGTGTCGCCCTGCTCAACGTGGTGGCGATGCGGGTGGTGATCCGGCTGCGCGCGACCCGTACCGCCAAGCTGCGCGCCGATACCGCCCGGCTGACCAACACCGCTTACACCGGGCTCCAGTTGATCGAGACGATGAAGGCCACCGGCGGTGAGGACGGCTACTTCCGCAAGTGGGCCGGGCAGCACGCCACCACGCTGGAGGAGCAGCAGCGCCTCGGGGTGCCGAGCGCCTGGCTGGGGGTGGTCGCTCCGACGCTCGCGACGCTCAACAGCGCGCTGATCCTGTGGATCGGCGGCCTGCGGGCGGTCGAGGGTCATGTCTCCGTGGGGCTGCTGGTCGCGTTCCAGGCGCTGGTCACCCGGTTCACCGCGCCGGTCACCCGGCTCAACGGCGTCGCGGGCCGCATCCAGGACTTCGCCGCCGACGTGGCGCGTCTGAAGGACGTCGAGAACTTCCGGGCCGACCCGCTCTACGCCCGCTCGGGAACCGGCGAGTCGACCCGGCGGCTGCGGGGTCGGGTGGAGCTGGAGAACGTCACGTTCGGCTACAGCCCGCTCGACAAGCCGCTGCTCACCGGGTTCTCGCTGACGGTCGGGCCGGGTCAGCAGGTCGCGCTGGTCGGCGGTTCGGGCAGCGGCAAGTCGACTGTCTCCCGGCTGATCTCGGGACTGTACGCGCCGTGGGAGGGCTCGATCCGGATCGACGGCCGGCGGCTGGAGGACATCCCGCGGGGCGCGCTCGCGGCCTCGGTCTCCTTCGTCGACCAGGACGTCTTCCTGTTCGAGGGGACGGTCCGCGACAACGTGGCGCTGTGGGACCCCTCGATCCCGGACGACGCGGTGGTCGCCGCGCTTCAGGACGCCTCGCTGTACGAGGTCGTGACGCGTCGTCCCGGCGGGATCCACAGCCGGGTCGAGCAGGACGGACGCAATTTCTCCGGCGGTCAGCGGCAACGCCTGGAGATCGCGCGGGCGTTGGTGCGCAGGCCCAGCATCCTGGTGCTCGACGAGGTGACCAGCGCCCTGGACGCCGAGACGGAGCAGACCGTCATGGACAACCTGCGCCGGCGCGGCTGCGCCTGTGTGGTGATCGCCCACCGGCTCAGCACCGTGCGGGACAGCGACGAGATCGTCGTACTCGACCACGGCTCGGTCGTGGAACGCGGGCGGCACGAGGCACTGGTGGCGGCCGGCGGTCCGTACGCCGCTCTGGTCAGGGAGCGTTGA
- a CDS encoding SpoIIE family protein phosphatase: MVGVSDGQEAAQAPAGRPTPVGRPLLSLTLAAMLDDVHAHSGAVYLLSSDEPVLEMAVSAGLPRAFAAPWERVGLSAPIPVADAVRGRRLIWVGGEHEMARSYPRIALVLPYPFALAALPVATATTVYGAVYVTWPGSHPPDLSDRERERLTAACDRLALRLERAAAENRPLRPEPDLLTPAGPAPGGTFGALEAGRMAARLPYGLCSLDLHGRVGYANAATAELLEVPVSRLLGTQLWAAVPWLNDPVYEDRYRAALISQHVTSFVALRPPGDWLSFRLYPSTNGLSVRISRARPVSEMTRAGPRRSDGSPRLVTISHVLSLASALTEAAGVQDVVQLVADEISPAVGSQALAVLGSRAGRLHVLGHRGYPDANAVERFDGLPLSEQTPGTQALNTGVPAFFDSREQLERLYPSQNATPDGMGAWAYLPLIASGRPVGTCVLGYAQSHHFAADEQAVLTSLSGLIAQALERALLYDAKLQLAQGLQAALLPSSLPPLASIEAAARYLPATQGMDIGGDFYDLVSSHGRAAAVIGDVQGHNVTAAGLMGQIRTAVRAYTAVGQAPEEVMGSTNRLLIDLGTELFASCLYLRLDPARGVAVMARAGHPPPLLRRPDGRVKVLDLAGGPLLGIDAQAVYPTTEVPLVPGSVLALYTDGLIESPGVDIEDALADLARRFAATGDQPLNELADSLLQRGEEAGQERPDDVALLLLRVRPLDHPGPV; this comes from the coding sequence GTGGTCGGCGTGTCCGACGGGCAGGAGGCCGCACAGGCGCCGGCCGGCCGGCCGACCCCGGTGGGCCGCCCGCTGCTGTCGCTGACGCTGGCCGCGATGCTGGACGACGTGCACGCCCACTCGGGGGCCGTGTACCTGCTCTCGTCCGACGAGCCGGTACTGGAGATGGCGGTCTCCGCGGGGCTGCCGCGGGCGTTCGCCGCGCCGTGGGAACGCGTCGGTCTGAGCGCGCCGATCCCGGTCGCCGACGCGGTACGGGGGCGGCGGCTGATCTGGGTGGGGGGCGAGCACGAGATGGCCCGCAGCTATCCCCGGATCGCGCTGGTGCTCCCGTATCCCTTCGCCCTCGCGGCGCTTCCCGTGGCGACGGCGACCACCGTGTACGGCGCCGTCTACGTGACCTGGCCCGGCTCGCATCCGCCGGACCTGTCCGACCGGGAACGGGAACGGCTCACCGCGGCCTGCGACCGGCTGGCGCTGCGTCTGGAGCGGGCCGCCGCCGAGAACCGCCCGCTGCGTCCCGAACCCGACCTCCTCACGCCGGCGGGGCCGGCACCGGGTGGCACGTTCGGCGCCCTGGAGGCCGGCCGGATGGCGGCGCGACTGCCGTACGGACTGTGCTCGCTGGATCTGCACGGGCGGGTCGGTTACGCCAACGCGGCGACGGCCGAACTGCTGGAGGTGCCGGTCAGCCGGCTCCTGGGCACCCAGTTGTGGGCGGCCGTGCCCTGGCTGAACGACCCGGTCTACGAGGACCGCTACCGTGCCGCGCTGATCAGCCAGCACGTGACCTCGTTCGTGGCGCTGCGCCCCCCGGGCGACTGGCTGTCGTTCCGCCTGTATCCGAGTACGAACGGGCTGAGCGTCCGTATCTCGCGGGCCCGGCCGGTGTCCGAGATGACGCGGGCGGGCCCGCGGCGGAGCGACGGCAGTCCGCGCCTGGTGACGATCTCCCACGTGCTCAGCCTGGCGAGCGCGCTGACGGAGGCGGCGGGCGTCCAGGACGTGGTGCAGTTGGTCGCGGACGAGATCTCGCCCGCCGTCGGCAGCCAGGCCCTGGCCGTCCTCGGCAGCCGGGCCGGTCGGCTGCATGTGCTCGGGCATCGCGGATACCCGGACGCGAACGCCGTGGAGCGCTTCGACGGGCTGCCGCTGAGCGAGCAGACTCCGGGCACCCAGGCGCTGAACACCGGGGTTCCCGCGTTCTTCGACTCGCGGGAGCAACTGGAGCGCCTCTATCCGTCACAGAACGCGACCCCCGACGGCATGGGCGCGTGGGCCTATCTGCCGCTGATCGCCTCCGGGCGGCCGGTGGGCACCTGTGTCCTCGGGTACGCGCAGTCCCATCACTTCGCGGCCGACGAACAGGCGGTGCTGACAAGTCTGAGCGGGCTGATCGCCCAGGCGCTGGAACGCGCCCTGCTCTACGACGCCAAGCTCCAGCTCGCGCAGGGTCTGCAGGCCGCGCTGCTGCCGAGCTCGCTTCCGCCGCTGGCCTCGATCGAGGCGGCCGCGCGCTATCTGCCGGCCACCCAGGGCATGGACATCGGCGGGGACTTCTACGACCTGGTGTCCTCGCACGGCCGGGCCGCGGCGGTGATCGGGGACGTGCAGGGGCACAACGTGACGGCCGCGGGGCTGATGGGCCAGATCCGTACCGCCGTCCGCGCGTACACGGCGGTCGGGCAGGCTCCGGAGGAGGTGATGGGGAGCACCAACCGGCTGCTCATCGACCTCGGCACGGAGCTGTTCGCCAGTTGTCTGTACCTGCGTCTGGATCCGGCGCGCGGGGTGGCCGTGATGGCCCGCGCCGGGCATCCGCCGCCACTGCTGCGCCGGCCGGACGGAAGGGTCAAGGTGCTCGACCTGGCCGGCGGGCCGCTGCTCGGCATCGACGCCCAAGCCGTCTATCCGACGACGGAGGTGCCGCTCGTTCCCGGGTCTGTCCTGGCCCTCTACACCGACGGTCTGATCGAGTCGCCCGGCGTCGACATCGAGGACGCCCTCGCCGACCTCGCGCGACGCTTCGCGGCGACCGGGGACCAGCCCCTGAACGAGCTGGCCGACAGCCTGCTCCAGCGGGGCGAGGAGGCCGGTCAGGAACGCCCCGACGACGTCGCTCTGCTTCTGCTGCGGGTACGGCCTCTCGACCACCCCGGCCCAGTCTGA
- a CDS encoding metallophosphoesterase family protein produces the protein MRLLLLSDTHLPKRASRLPAPLLAELPLADVVIHAGDWVDTATLDLLEARSRRVIGVYGNNDGPDLRARLPEIARAELGGLCFGVVHETGGAHHREQRCAERFPDLDVLVFGHSHIPWDSTAPTGLRLLNPGSPTDRRRQPYRTYMTATVTGESGLTGVTLHRLPPGTG, from the coding sequence GTGCGTCTCCTGCTCCTGTCCGACACCCACCTCCCGAAGCGGGCCAGCCGACTCCCGGCCCCGCTGCTCGCCGAACTCCCGCTCGCCGACGTCGTGATCCACGCGGGGGACTGGGTGGACACCGCCACTCTCGACCTGCTGGAGGCCCGTTCCCGGCGGGTCATCGGGGTGTACGGCAACAACGACGGCCCCGACCTGCGGGCCCGCCTCCCCGAGATCGCCCGCGCCGAACTGGGCGGCCTGTGCTTCGGCGTCGTCCACGAGACCGGCGGCGCGCACCACCGCGAACAGCGCTGCGCGGAACGCTTCCCCGACCTCGACGTCCTGGTCTTCGGGCACAGCCACATTCCCTGGGACAGCACCGCCCCGACCGGCCTGCGCCTGCTCAACCCCGGCTCGCCGACCGACCGCCGCCGCCAGCCGTACCGCACCTACATGACGGCGACGGTGACCGGCGAGTCCGGGCTCACCGGGGTGACCCTGCACCGGCTGCCCCCGGGCACCGGCTGA
- a CDS encoding type A2 lantipeptide — MNSTPRVETAEISDADLDNVSGGLALNAVGTVTGLVDSVAPVSGIVGTAVGTVEGVTGLNTAPVTGLVAGL; from the coding sequence ATGAACTCCACCCCCCGTGTCGAGACCGCCGAGATCTCCGACGCCGACCTCGACAACGTCTCCGGTGGCCTCGCGCTGAACGCCGTCGGCACCGTCACCGGCCTGGTGGACAGCGTTGCCCCGGTTTCCGGCATCGTGGGCACGGCCGTCGGCACCGTCGAGGGTGTGACCGGCCTGAACACCGCCCCGGTCACCGGCCTGGTCGCCGGTCTCTGA
- a CDS encoding SpoIIE family protein phosphatase, whose translation MVSEGAAERGTRMSRAELALKTLTADLDPRERLHRLLEQALVFTGATVAAVYSPSASGGELHLAESAGVPRTLYGLRDSYPLSGGSPAAEALRSGRPCWLGPEEVARCADARRLSSRDYSLAVLPLRDDGCLVAVSEGPDGFGPEDRACLGMLADAVVCPPPPLPDDAADLPASSFSLAMDTGRVEVDHEVLDLFGLSATAFDGKVETLLSMAVPEDLPSLMSAVEPDHMSVGDRELEFRILQPSGGHKWLRLRAHLLPSAEGRPARLVGTVSDASKLRSRLNDVGRVQRLAAALATAGTVRDVGHAVVAALGKPLQADRVAVAELEGDRLVVTLLDPPQPEFWPELWRSEWRSEWPDAPVRAMPTLAAALTEGRPAIWPAGADLEPALAEVGPGGLAVLPLPAGGRMAGACLIGWEAPHDFGPDERALLTASAGLAGQALVRAHAFDAEHELIGMLQRSLLPRRLPKLPGAVAVARYLPTTSGLDVGGDWYDVIPLPDNHVALVIGDVQGHNASAATLMGQMRTALRAYAVEGHPPDVVVSHANRLLLDLETDLFATCCYVDVDMEEGSAWYVRAGHIPPVLRHPNGGTEVPESEPGPPLGVIRQTDFPMSPLRFQPGTIVALTTDGLVESVEVDVEDGLKRLAAGLAASDPAHLGLVADQLLTGANRSDDVALLLMRYDGMEVLPLRESWTVWRVPEAVRHARRYTRRALRTWGVDAHTDAALLIVSELVTNALVHTDGQVRLDLTLINHRLRIAVADNSPRTPIKPTSIGWEATGGRGILLVEAMSATWGTVPVSGGKQVWSEISLD comes from the coding sequence GTGGTCAGTGAGGGTGCTGCGGAACGCGGAACAAGAATGTCGCGCGCCGAACTTGCCCTGAAGACGCTCACCGCGGACCTTGACCCACGCGAACGGCTGCACCGCCTCCTCGAACAGGCACTCGTCTTCACCGGTGCGACCGTCGCCGCCGTGTACTCACCGAGTGCGAGCGGCGGTGAACTGCATCTGGCCGAGTCCGCGGGAGTGCCCAGGACGCTGTACGGGCTCCGCGACAGCTACCCCCTGTCCGGCGGCTCCCCGGCCGCCGAGGCGCTGCGCTCGGGGCGGCCGTGCTGGCTGGGGCCGGAGGAGGTCGCCCGCTGCGCCGACGCGCGGCGGCTGTCCTCGCGGGACTACTCGCTGGCCGTGCTGCCCCTGCGGGACGACGGCTGCCTGGTCGCCGTCAGCGAGGGCCCCGACGGCTTCGGCCCCGAGGACCGGGCCTGTCTCGGGATGCTCGCCGACGCCGTCGTCTGCCCGCCGCCCCCGCTGCCGGACGACGCGGCCGACCTGCCCGCCAGCTCGTTCAGCCTCGCCATGGACACCGGGCGGGTCGAGGTCGACCACGAGGTGCTCGATCTGTTCGGGCTGTCCGCCACGGCCTTCGACGGCAAGGTCGAGACCCTGCTGTCGATGGCCGTGCCCGAGGACCTTCCCTCGCTGATGTCCGCCGTGGAGCCGGACCACATGTCCGTCGGCGACCGGGAACTGGAGTTCCGCATCCTCCAGCCGTCCGGCGGACACAAGTGGCTCCGGCTGCGCGCCCACCTGCTGCCCTCCGCCGAGGGCCGCCCCGCACGGCTCGTGGGCACCGTCTCCGACGCCTCCAAACTGCGCTCCCGTCTGAACGACGTGGGCCGCGTCCAGCGGCTCGCCGCCGCCCTCGCGACCGCCGGCACCGTCCGCGATGTCGGCCACGCCGTCGTCGCCGCTCTGGGCAAGCCCCTCCAGGCCGACCGGGTCGCCGTCGCCGAGCTGGAGGGCGACCGCCTCGTCGTCACGCTCCTGGACCCGCCCCAGCCGGAGTTCTGGCCGGAACTGTGGCGCAGCGAATGGCGCTCGGAATGGCCCGACGCCCCGGTCCGGGCCATGCCCACGCTCGCGGCGGCCCTCACCGAGGGGCGGCCCGCCATCTGGCCCGCCGGCGCCGACCTGGAGCCCGCGCTCGCCGAGGTCGGCCCCGGCGGCCTCGCCGTACTGCCGCTGCCCGCGGGCGGCCGTATGGCGGGCGCCTGCCTGATCGGCTGGGAGGCCCCGCACGACTTCGGCCCCGACGAGCGCGCCCTGCTCACCGCCTCGGCCGGCCTCGCAGGCCAGGCCCTGGTGCGGGCCCACGCCTTCGACGCCGAGCACGAACTCATCGGCATGCTCCAGCGGAGCCTGCTCCCGCGCCGCCTGCCCAAGCTGCCCGGCGCGGTCGCCGTCGCCCGCTACCTTCCGACCACGTCGGGCCTGGACGTCGGCGGCGACTGGTACGACGTGATCCCGCTGCCCGACAACCACGTCGCCCTCGTCATCGGAGACGTCCAGGGGCACAACGCCTCGGCCGCGACCCTCATGGGCCAGATGCGCACCGCCCTGCGCGCGTACGCCGTCGAGGGGCACCCCCCGGACGTGGTGGTCTCGCACGCCAACCGGCTGCTGCTCGATCTGGAGACCGACCTCTTCGCCACCTGCTGCTATGTCGACGTCGACATGGAGGAGGGGTCCGCCTGGTATGTGCGCGCCGGACACATCCCGCCGGTGCTGCGTCACCCGAACGGCGGTACCGAGGTCCCCGAATCGGAGCCCGGACCACCGCTCGGCGTCATCCGGCAGACCGACTTCCCCATGAGCCCGCTGCGGTTCCAGCCCGGCACCATCGTCGCGCTGACCACCGACGGCCTGGTCGAGTCCGTCGAGGTCGACGTCGAGGACGGTCTGAAACGGCTCGCCGCGGGCCTGGCCGCCTCCGACCCCGCCCACCTCGGTCTCGTCGCCGACCAACTGCTCACGGGCGCCAACCGCAGCGACGACGTGGCCCTCCTGCTGATGCGCTACGACGGCATGGAGGTACTCCCGCTCCGCGAGAGCTGGACCGTCTGGCGGGTCCCAGAAGCCGTCCGGCACGCCCGCCGCTACACCCGGCGCGCCCTGCGCACCTGGGGCGTCGACGCCCACACGGACGCCGCCCTGCTGATCGTCTCGGAACTCGTCACCAACGCCCTGGTGCACACCGACGGCCAGGTCAGACTGGACCTCACCCTCATCAACCACCGTCTGCGCATCGCGGTCGCCGACAACTCGCCCCGTACCCCGATCAAGCCCACCAGCATCGGCTGGGAGGCCACCGGAGGCCGGGGCATCCTCCTCGTCGAGGCGATGTCGGCGACCTGGGGCACGGTGCCGGTGAGCGGCGGGAAGCAGGTCTGGAGCGAGATCTCGCTGGACTGA
- a CDS encoding HlyD family efflux transporter periplasmic adaptor subunit, which produces MQFRQQALAKLRSPEELDLPVRFARPQGWLVLSVTVVAMAAASVWAVTGTVASTVGAPAVLTYAEGSYILQSPVAGQVTAVLAKEGERLPVNAPVLKVRTAQGRSAVVRTIAAGRVTALAATIGAIIPTGANVAAVEKVAHSDDPLYATVYVPAASAATIPAGAAVDLAVQSVPAQQYGVLRGHVRTVGRSAQTRQQIAAYLGDSQLGEQFTRKGRPVAVLVRLDRSSGTGSGLKWSSADGPPYALASMTLATASIRLAGQRPVDWLLP; this is translated from the coding sequence GTGCAGTTCCGCCAACAGGCCCTCGCCAAGCTGCGATCGCCGGAAGAGCTCGACCTTCCGGTGCGCTTCGCCCGCCCGCAGGGCTGGCTCGTCCTGTCCGTGACGGTCGTCGCCATGGCCGCGGCGTCCGTCTGGGCCGTGACCGGCACCGTCGCCTCCACGGTCGGCGCGCCCGCCGTTCTCACCTACGCGGAGGGCAGTTACATCCTGCAGAGCCCGGTCGCGGGACAGGTCACGGCGGTCCTCGCGAAGGAGGGCGAACGGCTCCCCGTGAACGCCCCCGTACTCAAGGTCCGTACGGCGCAAGGCCGGTCGGCCGTCGTCCGCACCATCGCCGCGGGCCGTGTCACCGCGCTCGCCGCCACCATCGGCGCGATCATCCCGACCGGCGCGAACGTGGCCGCCGTGGAGAAGGTCGCCCACTCCGACGACCCGCTGTACGCGACGGTGTACGTCCCCGCCGCGAGCGCCGCCACGATTCCCGCCGGGGCCGCCGTCGATCTGGCCGTCCAGTCGGTGCCGGCCCAGCAGTACGGGGTGCTGCGCGGACATGTGCGGACGGTGGGCCGGAGCGCGCAGACCCGGCAGCAGATCGCCGCCTACCTGGGCGACAGCCAACTGGGCGAGCAGTTCACCCGGAAGGGCAGGCCGGTGGCCGTCCTGGTCCGGCTCGACCGTTCGTCCGGCACCGGGAGCGGCCTGAAGTGGTCCTCCGCCGACGGGCCGCCGTACGCGCTCGCCTCCATGACCCTCGCCACGGCCTCGATCCGGCTGGCCGGACAGCGCCCCGTCGATTGGCTCCTGCCGTGA
- a CDS encoding S1 family peptidase, with translation MSHKRIPKRKAAIAVGGVAALGAAALLLPHANASQTNGDNATPRTFKATDVSNVASMLATQLGDAFAGSYYDPAKKQLVVNVVGNNSNVVNQIEQAGAVAHQVQNSTSALQTAAKTLKADATIPGTAWAVDPKTNQIQVTADSTVTGGKWNTVQSTVKNLGSGVATLKKSSGTFKTFVDGGDAIFGGNVRCSLGFNVTAGDGTPAFLTAGHCGVAAAKWSDSQTGASIATVDQATFPGNGDFALVKYDDPATKTNSAVNVGNGQSVQINAAVDATVGTQVFRMGSTTGLHNGNVTGLDATVNYPEGTVTGLIQTDVCAEAGDSGGSLFTQDGGAVGLTSGGSGDCTAGGETFFQPVTTALAAVGATLGAGDAGAGAGAADPSASAADPSAGASDAAGAGDQAGGAADQSGAMGDQSGAAGDQSGAAGDDQSGAGMNDGSGMVSATP, from the coding sequence TTGAGTCACAAACGGATACCCAAGCGCAAGGCCGCCATCGCGGTGGGCGGCGTTGCGGCGCTCGGAGCAGCGGCTCTGCTGCTGCCCCACGCCAACGCGTCGCAGACGAACGGGGACAACGCCACTCCCAGAACGTTCAAGGCGACCGACGTCTCGAACGTCGCCTCGATGCTCGCCACCCAACTGGGTGATGCCTTCGCGGGTTCGTACTACGACCCGGCGAAGAAGCAGCTCGTGGTCAACGTCGTCGGTAACAACAGCAACGTCGTCAACCAGATCGAGCAGGCCGGCGCCGTGGCGCACCAGGTGCAGAACAGCACCTCGGCGTTGCAGACCGCCGCCAAGACGCTGAAGGCGGACGCGACGATCCCCGGCACGGCGTGGGCGGTCGACCCGAAGACGAACCAGATCCAGGTGACCGCGGACTCCACCGTCACGGGCGGCAAGTGGAACACCGTGCAGTCGACCGTCAAGAACCTCGGTTCGGGCGTGGCGACCCTCAAGAAGTCCTCGGGAACCTTCAAGACGTTCGTGGACGGCGGTGACGCCATCTTCGGCGGCAACGTGCGCTGTTCGCTCGGCTTCAACGTCACCGCGGGCGACGGCACCCCCGCCTTCCTCACCGCGGGCCACTGCGGTGTCGCCGCCGCCAAGTGGTCGGACTCGCAGACGGGCGCGTCCATCGCGACCGTCGACCAGGCCACCTTCCCCGGCAACGGCGACTTCGCCCTCGTCAAGTACGACGACCCGGCCACGAAGACCAACAGCGCGGTCAACGTCGGCAACGGGCAGAGCGTCCAGATCAACGCGGCCGTCGACGCCACCGTCGGCACGCAGGTCTTCCGGATGGGCAGCACCACCGGTCTGCACAACGGCAACGTGACCGGCCTCGACGCCACCGTGAACTACCCGGAGGGCACGGTCACCGGCCTCATCCAGACCGATGTGTGCGCCGAGGCGGGCGACAGCGGTGGCTCCCTGTTCACCCAGGACGGCGGCGCGGTCGGCCTGACCTCCGGCGGCAGCGGTGACTGCACCGCGGGCGGCGAGACCTTCTTCCAGCCGGTCACCACCGCGCTGGCGGCGGTCGGCGCGACGCTGGGTGCGGGAGACGCGGGCGCCGGTGCCGGTGCCGCGGACCCGAGCGCGAGCGCGGCGGACCCGAGCGCGGGCGCCAGTGACGCGGCGGGCGCGGGCGACCAGGCGGGCGGCGCGGCCGACCAGTCCGGCGCGATGGGCGACCAGAGCGGCGCGGCGGGCGACCAGTCCGGCGCGGCGGGCGACGATCAGTCCGGAGCCGGGATGAACGACGGCTCGGGCATGGTGTCGGCCACCCCGTGA